CTTGGCGTCTCATGGCGTCTTGGCGGTTCACTTCTCGCTTGAGCAACGTGATCGGTGGTCTAGCGGCTCCAGCGCCCTCGAAGTTCAGGGTTTGGCGCGCCTCCGCAGCACTAGCGGGAGCGACTCGAACCCGAGCGGCATCATCGCCCGCGTCTGCCGCAGCGGAGGCGCCTCGCCGGGCGTGATGGACTCATAGCCGTCGAGGAGCGCGTTCAGGGCGATCCGCGCCTCCATCCGCGCCAGCGCCGCGCCGATGCAGAAATGGGTCCCCTGCCCGAACGCCAGGTGCTCCACCGGCGGACGGTCGAGCCGGAACGCGTCCGGCTCCTCGAAGACGGCCGGATCCCGGTTCGCCGCGCCGAACACGACGTCGACCAGGTGCCCGGCCGGTATCATCACGCCGCTCACGTCCACCGGCCGCGTGGCGACGCGCAAGAGGCGCTGCACCGGGCTCGAATGGCGCAGCGTCTCCTCGATGATGGGCTCCACGAGGCTCCGGTCCTGCTGGGCGCGCCGGTAGAGCTCGGGCCGCTCGGACAGGAGGTGCGCCATGTTGCCGATGAGGTTCGTCGTGGTGTCGTTGCCGGCGACGAGCAGGCCGACGCAGAAGCCGACCGCCTCGGGCGTGTCGAGGCGCGCGCCGTCGATCTCGGCCTCCACGAGCGCCGAGATGAGATCGCCTGACGGCGCGCGCCGCCGCGCCTCGAGCTCCGCCGCGAAGAAGTCGACCATCGCCTTACCGCGGCTCGCGCGTTCCTCCGCCGGTATACCGCTGTACGACATCACGGACTCGGACCAGCTCCGAAATTGCGCATAGCGCTCCGCCGGGATGCCGAGCAGGGTGGCGATCACCATCATCGGCAGGGGCATCGCGTAGGCGTCCATGAGATCTGACGGCCCGTCGCCCGTCGCTTCGAGCAGCGAGGCGGCGAGGCGGCCAATCCACGGCTCGAGCTCTGCGATGCGCCGCGGCGTGAACGATCGGCTGACGAGCCTGCGGAGGTGGGTGTGCCGGGGCGGATCGTCGTGCAGCAGCGTGATCCGCGGCAGGACACGGATCTTGTCCGTGACGTTCGACGAGAACGTCTGGGGATCCCGCAGCGCCGAGAGCACCTCCGCGTGGCGCAGGAGCGCGTAGGCACGGATTGGCTCGCCGAGGCCCGCGGCGCCGCCCGCGGGCACGCGCGCATAGAGCACCGGAGATCGCCCTCGGAGCGCGCGGTATGCGGGGTAAGGATCGGCTATCACCGAAGGCGCGGAGAGGTCGATGTGC
The DNA window shown above is from Sorangium aterium and carries:
- a CDS encoding cytochrome P450, with product METETAASPSPEHIDLSAPSVIADPYPAYRALRGRSPVLYARVPAGGAAGLGEPIRAYALLRHAEVLSALRDPQTFSSNVTDKIRVLPRITLLHDDPPRHTHLRRLVSRSFTPRRIAELEPWIGRLAASLLEATGDGPSDLMDAYAMPLPMMVIATLLGIPAERYAQFRSWSESVMSYSGIPAEERASRGKAMVDFFAAELEARRRAPSGDLISALVEAEIDGARLDTPEAVGFCVGLLVAGNDTTTNLIGNMAHLLSERPELYRRAQQDRSLVEPIIEETLRHSSPVQRLLRVATRPVDVSGVMIPAGHLVDVVFGAANRDPAVFEEPDAFRLDRPPVEHLAFGQGTHFCIGAALARMEARIALNALLDGYESITPGEAPPLRQTRAMMPLGFESLPLVLRRRAKP